The Acidimicrobiia bacterium sequence CGCGAGCAGGTTCGCATTGTTGGCTGTGGCTGCTCTCTTGGCGGCCGGCAGCGTCTCCGCCAGGGCAGCGTGGACGTGCGGGCACTTACTGGCTGCGATGTGGATGCCCATTCCCGTCCCACAGAAGGCCAAGGCCTTCTCGAACTCGAATTCGGCGATCTTCGACCCGACGAGGAATCCGACCCGGTGGTACATGTCGGCCTTCTCGATCGTCGGGGTGAGATCTTCGACCGTCCAGCCGCGCTCGATGAGGTGCTTCTTCACGGCCTCTTTGAGGGGGAAGCCGGCGAAGTCGGCTCCGACGACGACATGCTTGTCCTTTGCGGTCTTCATTGGGCTTGTCCTTTTCCTTTGGCGATTCGGCTTG is a genomic window containing:
- a CDS encoding RpiB/LacA/LacB family sugar-phosphate isomerase, whose protein sequence is MKTAKDKHVVVGADFAGFPLKEAVKKHLIERGWTVEDLTPTIEKADMYHRVGFLVGSKIAEFEFEKALAFCGTGMGIHIAASKCPHVHAALAETLPAAKRAATANNANLLAMGAFWTAPRLAEAMADAFLESSLGDGYEDWDGFYDYHRIGYDECEEFDYEAYKANGFNVENPAEAELGPEPRGLAY